CATTGCCAAGGTGTTGCGCGAGGTGCCGCAGTCGGGGTTGTGATAGATCGTGGCATTCATAGTTTAGCCTCTGACGATAGGGTTGACGAAGCATTTGGCTGCAGGAGCCAGGTAAACAGCAGAAGGGCTGCAACGGCGCCGGCGACCTCGGCGATCCAGAAGCCCGGAAGATCGACCGGGCGAATGCCGGAGAAGCTATTGGTCAGCGACCGAGCCAAGGCAACAGCGGGATTGGCAAACGAGGTCGAGGCGGTGAACCAGTAAGCGGCCGTGATATAGAGCCCGACCAGCCACGGCACGGCTTTCTGCTCGAACTTGATGCCAGCGAGGATCACCGCCACCAGGCCGAAGGTCGCCACACCTTCCGAGAACCACTGCGCCCCGCCGGTACGAACCTTGCTCGACAGGTCGATGAGCGGCAGCGCGAACATCAGATGGGCGGCGATCGTACCGAGCACGCCGCCAATGATCTGCGCGAGTACATAACCGGTGAGCTCGCGCCTTGGCAAATCGCGCGAGATTGCGAAGATCAGCGAGACCGCAGGGTTGAAGTGGGCGCCCGAGATTGGCCCGAGCACGGTGATCAGCACCACCAGGATCGCGCCGGTTGCCAGCGTATTGCCAAGCAGTGCCAGACCAACGTCCTGCGTCAACGAGGTCGCCATGATGCCCGATCCCACCACCGTCGCGACCAGCATGGCGGTGCCAAGACCCTCGGCGACAAGCCGGCGCGGCAGATCGAACCCGCTCATCAGCTTGCCTTCGACGGTTTTACGGTTGCGCCTTCCATGGCGCCGATCTGGCGCAGGTGCGTTTCCAGCGCAAGCCTGTCGATCGAGGCGAGCGGCAGGCTGACAAAGGCCGTGATCCGATTTTTCAGGTAGCGGGCGGCCTGGGCAAAGGCGCGGGTCTTCTCGATGTCGCTGCCTTCGACGGCGGCCGGATCTTCGACACCCCAATGGGCGCTCATCGGATGGCCGATCCACACCGGGCAAGCTTCACCGGCGGCGCTATCGCAGACCGTGAAGATGAAGTCCATTTCCGGTGCGCCAGGCTCGGCGAACTCATCCCAGCTCTTCGAGCGGAAACCGCTCGACGGATATCCGAGCGCCTCAAGCTCCTTCAGGGCATGCGGATTGACCTCGCCCTTTGGCTGGCTGCCGGCCGAGAACGCCTTGAAGCGGCCTTTCCCCTCGGCATTGAGGATCGATTCTGCCAGGATCGAGCGGGCGGAGTTGCCCGTGCAGAGAAAGAGTACGTTGTAGATGCGGTCCGTGGTCATTGCAGTTTCTCCTCCATTTTAGGGGTACAGCAGGCCGCGACTTCCGCAGCCGGTGCGCAGATTTCCGGGCGGCCGGCACAGCAGTCTTCCATCAGGAAGCGGACCAGGCCGCCGAGCGCTTCGTAATTCGCGGTGTAGATGATCGAGCGGGATTCACGCTTCTGGTCGATCAGCCCCGAACGCTCCAACTCCTTCAGATGGAAGGAGACGTTCGACGGCGAGACCTCGGCCTTTTCGGCGATCGCGCCTGCTGCCAACCCGTCGGGGCCGGCAACCACCAGCATGCGGACGATCTGAAGACGGGTCTCCTGCGACAAGGCGCCGAATGAGATGAGGGCTTGACGTCGATCCATATTTCAACAATCCTTGAATCATTGAAACGAGGATTAGCGTAAATGAACGCCATCGACAACAGCAAAATGCAGAGGGACGACATCAGCCTCGGCGACCTCATGGGCGTGCTTGCGGGCGCCAAGGATTCGCCGCTGGTTTTTTATTTCAATGGTCAGCCAGTGAAGCCCGGCTATCACGTCACCGAGGTCAAGGCCGGCCAGTTCTCCGCCCTCGACTGCGGCGCCAATCCGGAAGCCTGGTCCGAGATCTTTATTCAGCTCTGGGATATCGAGGAGGGGGATCGCACACACATGCAGGCCGGCAAATTCTACGCGATCATCCGCAAGGTCACCGAGCACGTGAAGCTCGATGATACTGCCAAACTGACCTTTGAAGTCAGCGACGGTGTTCAGCCCATGCAGCTCTACTGCGCTGCCATGCCAACGCTGCGCGCCGGCGCCGTCCACGTTGAACTGTCGCCGAGGCCGGCAAGCTGCAAGCCGCGTGATCGCTGGCTGGCCGAGCAGCAGGCCCAATCACAATCATGCTGTGGTCCGTCGGCCGGAAAGACTGCCTGCTGCCCATAGACTCACGGATCGCCCGGCGGCAGGCCGGTTGTACCGTCGTTTCGACCGGGCGCCCGGGATGGCTCTTGCATGATCCGCACATAGGCGGCCAGCAACGCGGAAAGCGTAGCGACCCGCGGCTGGACTCTCGTAGGGCAGCGCACGGTGGCGCGATGCCTGTGCCGTCGGCGTTCGAGAGCATGGGCGAGCAGCCCGATCAAACGGCCGTGACCACCTACCAGCAGGATAGAGCGTCGCCAATGTGCGGTCGCAGCGTCGTCGACAGCAGGCAGCCAATCATTCGGTCGCAGGGTAAGCCGCTCGAAACATCGGATGCGCGCTGATGTCGACAGGCGGTTAAGGGGCGCCATTGAATAGAGCCCGACGATGCTGGGCATGCTCAGCAGACGCCGAACGAGAATATTACTGCCGGCGGATCCGGCTATCACTTCCAGCTTGCAGATGTCGTTGAGGCAACGGTTGAGCCGTCGTGCCGCCGGGCTGACAATGGTTGTCGACGCCCGACGCAGATCGTAGCCGCAACGGGCACAGCGATGTTGCGGGACGAGTTCAACCTGGCTGAAAGCCGCAATCCGGCTGCGGCAGGATGGACATCGGTCGCGTAACCCGCATTTATGTTTTGCACATGCAATTCGGGTTGCCAGCCGCCACTCCCGCCGAAAATATGGTTCTGTGTCGCCGGCAAGGCAGCGTGGGCAAAACTGCAGCCAAGTTGAACCGTCGCGACGTCCTTGGCTGCCAAGCGGCAGCAGGAGCGCTCGCAACGGAGACGACGTCCATGACATCGCCGTGAGCTGGCGTTGCGTAACACCGGTGCGCGCGCATAGCAGGTTCGCCACATCGGTCGGGAGCTTCAGGTCGAGCGACGCCGACCACATCCCCGAACGGAGGCCTAGCACGCGAGCGAAGGTTCTGGGCGCGATGCCATTTGCGAATGCGAGCCGATGCAACCAGCTCGACAGCAATTCGTCAGGCTGCCATGTGGGAATGATCGGCCACCGGTCCGAGACGACGTCACGGTATCGCTCCTGGATGCGTACGATCAAGCCAGGTGCCTTGGCCTCCGTCATAGAAGCCTCTCGCGCAAGATTGAAGTGCGCCGCTGCGAAAGCGGGACGTGGCGGAGTTCGTCGATTCCGGCCTTAGTGATGCGCTCGGTCCCCGATCTTATCGCGTGGATCGCCACCTTGGTGACGATGGTGACGATCTCGCCGATCAGTCCCTCCGACAGGGCGAATATGCGACGGGCCAATCGTTCATCCGATAAATCCGAGCTTCGCGTTAGGGGAAGCGCTGCTTCCAGGCTGTCGAGGAGCATGAAATAGTCCTCGTCATATTGCCAGCGCGGAACCGCGACGAGGTCGAAGCGGCTCGCCATTTCACTGGTGGCGTTGACGAGGTCATAGACGGCCACTTCGCCGATCAGCACCGGAGAGACATCATATTGGCGGCCGATGCGGCGCAGGAAAGCGAAGACCGCCTCTATGTCGCGATCACGTCCTCGCAATGCATTGTGAAACTCGTCGAAAATCAGCACCCTCGGCTTGAGGCTTGCCAGCAAGTGATCGAGTTGTTCGGCCTTGCGGCCGATATCCCGCATCTCGGCGCCCGGCGCCCGCAGCCCCTGCAGAATACTCGCGTAGAAGTGGCCAAGCCCGGCACCCTCGCGCGTTTGAACGATCCACACTCTTTGCTTAGGCGCGGTTCTTAAGTGTTCGACCGCAAAGCGCTCCGCAATCATCGTCTTGCCGTTGGCGTATGGGCCGAGCAGCATCAGGCCCTGCGTCCGCAACGACTGAGGCCGTGATAGCAATTCCGTTAGCCGTCGATGGGCGTCCTTGGCGACGTGATGCCCGATCCATCGCGGGGCGCGGATATAGGCGATCCGGTCCTCTGGATCGCGATCCAGATAGGGCCGGACATGGTCCAGCAGATGATCCGACATACTGGCTACCAATCTTCGACTGGCAGCCTGCGCTTTTGGCGCTTGGGATGTTCGCTAGGAACAGACGCTTGCGACCGCACGGCCGCATACGGCTTTGCCGCCGCGGCGGCGTGCGCGCTACGCGTCGCATCCCGCAACTGGCTTTTGGAGGGTTTTGCTGCTTCGACAATGGTTGCGATCTCGCGACGAAACGCGACCTTTTCGACATTGGAGCGATGGTTTGCCACGCGTCGGTTCGCGCGCTCGATCTCATGCTCCCAAAGCGTCACAGGCGCGAGATAACCGTCGCGCCGTTCGACCGGCCGAAATTCTGCGGTCTCCGGATCCCGGATATAAACATGGCTGATGTCCCGCGGGTCGTATCGCACGTCCAGCTTTGCGAGCCGGTCGCGCCGTGGAACCAGGACGCCCAGCCATGGCGAATAATAATGAAGGGCGAATAGACTGATTCCTTGCGGCGACAGTCGCCTTTCCGCCCCAGGCAGGAACGACAGCAATACCCGTTGTGGATCGTCGTCGGAATGAGGCAGGTTCGCGCTGCTCCGCTGCCATACCGTGATCGGCACCTTCAACGTTTTCGAATTTTGCTGAAGATTGTGATCGATCACCGCCAGCGCGACGCAACGCTCCAGATCCGCAAAGCTTAGGCGTGCACGGCGCTCGGCCGGATATTCGTCACGGTCGACCACCGAGCGGCCCGACGAACCTGGATAAGCGGCGAGAATCCCGTTGAGCTTACCCAGCAATCGCTCGACCACGCCGCCCTGATGAACGCGGCCGCGATCGCGATAGCGGATCCGGATGCCATAGTCATCGCAGCCTCGTTGGAACGCATGTCCCTTGAATTCTTTCGCAGAATCCGTGACGAGCAGCCGCGGCCGGCCGCACATCGGCCAGACGTGATCGAGATTTCGCAAGGCAAGCCATGGGCCTTTGGGGCAGATCGCCTGCGCCAGGCACAGCGCGACGGACAGGACGGAAGGCTTTTCCAGCGTCAAGCAGAATCCGACAATGGCGCGTGTCGCAACATCGGTAACAATCGTGAGGTAGGCACGGCCCACGAAGACCCCGCCTCCGTCGATCACCTCCACGAAATTGATATCGGTTGGGGTATGGTCGATTTGACAGACGTCGAGCGGATGCTCGGCGTGGATATAGCCCGGCCGCGGCTTTAACCGCAGCAGGTGCTTTGGATTGGCCGACCGGTTCCTGGCAATCTCT
This genomic stretch from Rhizobium sp. CB3090 harbors:
- a CDS encoding MIP/aquaporin family protein translates to MSGFDLPRRLVAEGLGTAMLVATVVGSGIMATSLTQDVGLALLGNTLATGAILVVLITVLGPISGAHFNPAVSLIFAISRDLPRRELTGYVLAQIIGGVLGTIAAHLMFALPLIDLSSKVRTGGAQWFSEGVATFGLVAVILAGIKFEQKAVPWLVGLYITAAYWFTASTSFANPAVALARSLTNSFSGIRPVDLPGFWIAEVAGAVAALLLFTWLLQPNASSTLSSEAKL
- a CDS encoding arsenate reductase ArsC, whose protein sequence is MTTDRIYNVLFLCTGNSARSILAESILNAEGKGRFKAFSAGSQPKGEVNPHALKELEALGYPSSGFRSKSWDEFAEPGAPEMDFIFTVCDSAAGEACPVWIGHPMSAHWGVEDPAAVEGSDIEKTRAFAQAARYLKNRITAFVSLPLASIDRLALETHLRQIGAMEGATVKPSKAS
- a CDS encoding metalloregulator ArsR/SmtB family transcription factor, which encodes MDRRQALISFGALSQETRLQIVRMLVVAGPDGLAAGAIAEKAEVSPSNVSFHLKELERSGLIDQKRESRSIIYTANYEALGGLVRFLMEDCCAGRPEICAPAAEVAACCTPKMEEKLQ
- a CDS encoding DUF6428 family protein, yielding MNAIDNSKMQRDDISLGDLMGVLAGAKDSPLVFYFNGQPVKPGYHVTEVKAGQFSALDCGANPEAWSEIFIQLWDIEEGDRTHMQAGKFYAIIRKVTEHVKLDDTAKLTFEVSDGVQPMQLYCAAMPTLRAGAVHVELSPRPASCKPRDRWLAEQQAQSQSCCGPSAGKTACCP
- a CDS encoding TniQ family protein, coding for MTEAKAPGLIVRIQERYRDVVSDRWPIIPTWQPDELLSSWLHRLAFANGIAPRTFARVLGLRSGMWSASLDLKLPTDVANLLCARTGVTQRQLTAMSWTSSPLRALLLPLGSQGRRDGSTWLQFCPRCLAGDTEPYFRREWRLATRIACAKHKCGLRDRCPSCRSRIAAFSQVELVPQHRCARCGYDLRRASTTIVSPAARRLNRCLNDICKLEVIAGSAGSNILVRRLLSMPSIVGLYSMAPLNRLSTSARIRCFERLTLRPNDWLPAVDDAATAHWRRSILLVGGHGRLIGLLAHALERRRHRHRATVRCPTRVQPRVATLSALLAAYVRIMQEPSRAPGRNDGTTGLPPGDP
- a CDS encoding TniB family NTP-binding protein, whose protein sequence is MSDHLLDHVRPYLDRDPEDRIAYIRAPRWIGHHVAKDAHRRLTELLSRPQSLRTQGLMLLGPYANGKTMIAERFAVEHLRTAPKQRVWIVQTREGAGLGHFYASILQGLRAPGAEMRDIGRKAEQLDHLLASLKPRVLIFDEFHNALRGRDRDIEAVFAFLRRIGRQYDVSPVLIGEVAVYDLVNATSEMASRFDLVAVPRWQYDEDYFMLLDSLEAALPLTRSSDLSDERLARRIFALSEGLIGEIVTIVTKVAIHAIRSGTERITKAGIDELRHVPLSQRRTSILRERLL
- a CDS encoding transposase family protein; this encodes MPKRLHDRTSAGARAISGEQWTTARRTARELDKILDEVGPRQPAIARAAAELCLSSRQVYNLLTRYRADRTVTALLPRVAATRRKRLSLEIEDIINETLREQWLTLEAPPLAPVVAEIRARCEEAGLAPPSQVAIARRIPVLFTPEEIARNRSANPKHLLRLKPRPGYIHAEHPLDVCQIDHTPTDINFVEVIDGGGVFVGRAYLTIVTDVATRAIVGFCLTLEKPSVLSVALCLAQAICPKGPWLALRNLDHVWPMCGRPRLLVTDSAKEFKGHAFQRGCDDYGIRIRYRDRGRVHQGGVVERLLGKLNGILAAYPGSSGRSVVDRDEYPAERRARLSFADLERCVALAVIDHNLQQNSKTLKVPITVWQRSSANLPHSDDDPQRVLLSFLPGAERRLSPQGISLFALHYYSPWLGVLVPRRDRLAKLDVRYDPRDISHVYIRDPETAEFRPVERRDGYLAPVTLWEHEIERANRRVANHRSNVEKVAFRREIATIVEAAKPSKSQLRDATRSAHAAAAAKPYAAVRSQASVPSEHPKRQKRRLPVEDW